In one Lolium rigidum isolate FL_2022 chromosome 3, APGP_CSIRO_Lrig_0.1, whole genome shotgun sequence genomic region, the following are encoded:
- the LOC124703819 gene encoding uncharacterized protein LOC124703819 isoform X3 yields the protein MSATSPSPARPLTHIELVVSAGFVLFFDVVAGPSHAIAFGHVCWTTLPAGHKGREGNGVEWAIPRVQRCFELGLSDHQLLKFSYAYVIMVQFHAPIMETSTKSFSPFGTEVFLLDMKLASESVPMDLGAPDLIYRVRIQEFKA from the exons ATGTCGGCGACCTCACCGTCTCCAGCCCGTCCCCTG ACTCACATCGAGCTTGTGGTGTCTGCTGGTTTTGTTCTATTTTTCGATGTTGTTGCTGGTCCTTCTCATGCTATAG CTTTTGGTCATGTGTGCTGGACAACATTGCCAGCGGGTCACAAGGGCCGGGAAGGAAACGGCGTGGAATG GGCGATCCCGAGGGTGCAGAGGTGCTTTGAGCTCGGCCTCTCTGACCACCAGCTCCTAAAGTTCAGTTACGCGTATGTAATTATGGTTCAGTTCCATGCACCAATCATGGAGACCTCTACCAAGTCGTTCTCGCCATTTGGTACGGAGGTCTTTCTCCTCGACATGAAACTCGCATCTGAATCTGTCCCCATGGATTTGGGAGCCCCCGACCTAATTTACCGTGTTCGCATCCAG